GCCTGCGTCTCAATGATCGGAAGGGCCGTCAGCGATCCGCCACCAAGCTCGTCCGAAAGCTTCGAGCTGCGCTCCAGCAGACGCGAGTGCAGATAGAACACGTCTCCTGGATACGCTTCACGTCCTGGCGGACGACGGAGCAGCAGAGAAATCTCGCGATAGGACGCTGCGTGCTTCGAAAGATCGTCGTAGATCACCAGTGCGTGCTTGCCATTGTCGCGGAAGTACTCACCAATCGCGGTCGCGGCAAACGGAGCCAGGTACTGCATCGGAGCGGGCTCAGAGGCCGTCGCTGCAACGATGATGGTGTACGGCAGCGCACCATTCTCTTCCAGGGTCTGAACCACCTGAGCCACCGAAGAACGCTTCTGGCCGATCGCGCAGTAGATGCAGATCAGGTTGTTCTTGGCCGAGTTGATGATCGTATCCAGAGCAATGGCCGTCTTACCCGTTTGGCGGTCGCCGATAAGCAGCTCGCGTTGACCGCGGCCAATCGGGATCATCGTATCGATGGCCTTGATACCGGTAGCCATCGGCTCACGAACGGACTGACGAGCGATAACGCCGGGAGCAAGACGCTCCACCGGATTGAACTTGTCCGTATTGATCGGCCCTTTGTCATCGATGGGCTGACCAAGAGCGTTGACGACGCGGCCAATCATGGCCTCGCCGACCGGAACCGACATGATGCGACCTGTCCTCTTAACCTGGTCGCCTTCCTTCAGCTCCGTGTAGTCGCCCAGAAGCACCGCGCCGACCTGGTCCTCATCGAGGTTCATGGCGAGTCCCGCAACGTTGTGCGGAAACTCGATCAGCTCACCAGCCATGACCTTGTCGAGGCCGTGAATGCGCGCAATACCATCGCCCAGCGAGATGACCGTGCCGACCTCGTCGACCTGGATCTTCTGCTCGTAGTTCTCAATCTGCTGGCGAAGCAGCTCTGTTATCTCACCTGCATTGATCTGTGCCATGTCTTCCTTCTACTCGCTTCGTATCAATCTCTTTCGTGAATCTGACCGCTACGCGGTCACCAAACGATGCTTCAAGCGTTCCAGCTGAGCTCGAATGGAACCGTCATACACCTGAGAACCAATTCGAACCACCGCCCCGCCCAGCAACGAGGAATCTTCGGAGTAGGTCGCACGAACCCGGCCACCGGCCAGCTTCGCAACCTGTGCCTCCAATGCAGAACGCTCTTCCCCGCTCAACGCGCGAGCGCTGACAATCTCCGCCTCGGATAAACCAGCTTTTTCGTCCGCGACAGCATAATACTCATCCAGAATCTCTCCGAAATTGGCAAGCCGGTCATGGTCCATAATCACGGCCACAAAATTCCGCACCTGGGGAACCATTCCGATCTTCGCAGCAACCGCATCCAGAACCTTCAGTTTCTGCTCGCGAAGAATCGCCGGATCCGTCAGGACCTCGCGAAGCTCACGACTCCCCTCGAAAGTACCAAGAAAATCCTGAAGCTGCTGCTGAACCGCCCCTGCATCCAACTTCTGATCTGCAACCACGGCGGCAAAGGCATGAGCATAACGAAGCGCAACGACGGACATCAGTTCTGCCCTCCTTCTCCACCCAGCCTGCGAGCAAACTCCTGCACCAGCAAGCGGTCGGTCTCTGCGGAAACCACCAGCTTCTTCGCAGCCTGATCCACCGCAAGATCGGCGGCATACTGCTGAAGTTGACGACGCGCCTGAGCTGCCGCAGCGGATATTTCCTGCTCCGCCGATGCCAGAATCTTCTGCTTCTCCTCCTCAACAGAGGACTTCATGCGCTTCTCCTCGGCCTGAGCATCTTTCTCCGCCTGTGTGCGCATTGTTGCAATCTGCTCATCCAGGTTCTTCAACCGGGCTTCGACTCCGCTCAAACGAGAGCTCGCCTCTTCGCTGACCCGTCGCGCCTCGACAAGATGCTTCTCCAGCGCAGAGCTGCGATCGCGAAAGACCTTCGGCAGCGTCTTCAGCATGAACCACCCGATAAGAGCGGCGAGAATAATAAAGTTCAAGAGGGTAAATGCATCAGCAGCCTGTTCAGCATCCAGGCCGAGCTTCGCACCTAGCGCCTTTACCGCAGCCGAGTGACGATAAGCATCATTCTCGTCCTCTTCCTTTTCGTGCTTCTCGGCCTCAGCCGACTGCGAACCCTCATGTGCGCTCTGTGCTGCAACAGGAGTCGACTCCTGGGCAAATACGCGAGGTGCCGGACCGGCAAGAAGCATTCCCAGCACGATCGCAGGCAACAAAGCCTTGCATGTCATCCGAAGGTCCTTCACCGCGCCACCTCTCTCGCGGAGACCTCCGCCGGCAAAACGGCGGCAAGAATCTTCGAGCTCAATTCGTTGCTTGCACCTTCAATGTGGACCTTCGCCTCGGAAACGCTGCGCTCAATTCCCTCACGCGCAGAAGCCACACGCTCCTGAGCACTCTGGCGAACCTGCCCCAGGGACGCCTCACGCTCCTCAGCCCACTGCTTCAACCGGCGTTCGCGGGCTTCAAACAGCTCTGCCCGGGCTTTGCGAAGTTTCTCTTCGTACGCGCTGGTCTCCGCCTCCGCAGCAGCAATCGCGCCCTTCGCCTGCTCTACGGCTCCTGCCGTACGAGCATGACGCTCCGCCAGAACGCGGTCCAGAGGACGACGCACCAGCAGGCCATACGCGATCACAAGAAGGATGAAGAGAACCATCGTCGGCACAGCGCCGAGCACAAGTCCACCGAGTTGATTAAGTATCGAGTCCATGTAGGGGTTCGGCCGCGTTCGCTCCGAAAATCTTGTCTTCTAAAACCAGTTCAGGCAAGCATATTTTTGTCTTCGAAGCGTTACAGGTTGGGCCTGTTGTGAAGATTGCGGTACACCTAGTTTTAGCAAAGCGTTGCGCGGAGTGTCAATGCGGAAATCTGCGATAATCGAACGAATGGGCGTTCATCGGCCCTCCCCTTCGCACCCCCAACTTTCTTTGACTTTCCTCACAAAAATCGTAGAATTTTAAACACCACCCGGACCCGATTCTCTGGGTCACATAGGTCGCGTGGTCGGGGACACCACCTCCGCTCCCCACCAGGCGGCCTATGCTATGTCAGGCACCCCTTTGTATCGAGATCTGGCCCATAGAAGTACGGTCCATAGAAACCCGGAAGTCCCGGTATCGGCTTAAAAGCGAAACCGGCCCCCGAGCGGTGAGGTAAACCAGGTTCCCTTCAAACCGCCGCCGGCTCAACAGCGCACCCGCTTCCAGAGCAGCCAGGGCGGCCCCTTCTGACTGTGGAAAACGGAACTCCATCTCGATCACCGGGTCTGCGATCAGATGCCGGTCGACCGCCTCCAGCAGCTCCCCCAGTCCCTCCCCGGTCAGCCCCGAAACCAACACTCTTCCCTCTCTCGCCAGGGCCTGTTGCTCTTCCGCATCCAGCAGATCGATCTTGTTCATCACCTCGATGACCGACTTGCCTTTGACTTCCAGTTCGCCCAGAACCTTCTCGACCTCTGTCTTCTGTTCTTCCAGCATTGGACTCGAAGCGTCCCGGACATGCAGCAGCAGCTCTGCGCGCTCGACCTCTTCCAACGTCGCGCGAAAGCTTGTCACCAAAGTATGAGGAAGATTCCGAATAAACCCGACCGTATCCGACAGCAAAATTCTCCGTCGCGATGGAAGCTGAAGCTGCTTCAGCTTTGGGTCCAGCGTTGCGAACATTCGCGACGACTCCAACACGCCCGCCTCGGTCAGAGCATTGAACAGCGTGCTCTTCCCCGCATTCGTGTATCCGACCAGCGCGACCACAGGAACCGGGACCGCCTCCCTGCGCTGGCGTTGCTGCCTTCGGACTCGCCGCACCGACTCCAGCTGTTCTTTGACATGGTCGATCCGAAGGTTGATCTTTCTGCGGTCGGTCTCCAGCTGCGTTTCACCCGGCCCGCGGGTTCCAATTCCGCCGCCAAGCTGACTCATTGCCTTTCCCCGACCCGCCAGTCGTGGCAACTGATATTCCAGCTGCGCCAGCTCCACCTGCAACTGTCCTTCGCGGGTTCGCGCATGTCGGGCAAAAATATCGAGGATCAGTTGTGTGCGGTCGATCACCCGCACCCCCAGCGCTGTCTCCAGATTGCGCATCTGCGAAGGGCTCAAATCATGGTCGAACAAAACCAGGTCTGCATTCGTAGAAGCGGTGACGCCTGCAATCTCTTCCAGCTTTCCCTGTCCTACCAGGGTCGCCGGATCGGGCCTGGCGCGCCGTTGTACCAAAGTCGCAGCAATCTCTGCGCCCGCACTTCGAGCAAGCTCCTTAAACTCTGCAAGAGAGGCGTCGAAGTCCAGATCGATGGCTTCCGTATTTCTAGACACCCTCTCCGACGCAACTGCATCGGTCGCAGCATCAGAACCTTCCCGCAGAAGAGCTGCCTTTCGCGCCTGCGACACACTTTCCGTCAGTCTGCGGCGTGCTCCCGTAAACTCCACGGCAACAAGGACGGCCTGCTCTTGAGCAGACCTCTCCTCTTTCATGGAAAGCTCTTGTGCTTCCACGAGTGTTCTTCGAATCGGTTTCCGGTTCTTCACCGTAGCGCTGTGATCCCCTTCGGCCGTTCTTTCGTAGGTACTATAGGACCCGTTGTTCTCAGATCAGCGGCTGGTTGCGCCGGCAACCTCAGCGGGCTGCGCAGAGCCTACCGAAGCAGGGCTCGGAGCGGAAGAGCGAAGTTCTCCCTTTGCCTCTCCATGAATCGCACCCATGCGGCCACTCACCACTGTTGAAATCGCGTGCTTGAAGATCAGCTGTTCCTGGCTGTTGTTCTCCAGCAGAACAGAGTACTTATCGAAGGAACGAATCTTTCCTGTCAGCTTTACGCCGCTCACTAGATAAATCGTGATCGGGCTCTTGTCCTTGCGGACCGTGTTAAGAAAAGTGTCCTGAATATTCTGTGCCGGCTTTGATTCCATGGTGCCGATCTCCTTAACTTATAGAAATTTCCAAAATAAAGATCCCGCCAAACTTCATGTCCTGCAAATCGAACGCGTTAGACGGACAACCTGCAATCTCTGAAGCCAAGAGGTTCCACGATACGAGCATCCCCTGCATTTTTCAAGGCAGCCTCTGCCCATAACGCGTTAGACGCATGAAACTACCATGAAGACTCTCATTCCTGCACAACGATTTACCATGGCTAAGTGCCGCCCAAAACCCCTCCGTCCGCCGTCCCCATGTTCGACTTCTCCCGACAATACGCGGAGATTCGCGAAGAAGTTCTCGCCGTCATCGAACAGGTCTGCGCTTCGCAGCAATTCGTCCTCGGACCTGCGGTTATCTCCTTTGAACAGGCGGCTGCGCTGGCCTGCCAGGTTCCCCACGCAGTCGGCTGTGCCAGCGGCACCGATGCCCTCTGGCTTGCCTTCGCCGCCGCCAATATCGGCCCAGGGGATGCGGTCATCACCTCTCCTTTCAGCTTCTTCGCCAGCGTCAGTTCCATCCTCCGTGTCGGGGCCCAGCCCCTCCTGGCCGACATCGATCCCCTCACCTTCAATCTCTCCGCCGATTCCGTCGAACAGCTCCTGCGCAAACACCCCGGCAAGAAGATCAAAGCCATTCTCCCCATTCATCTCTATGGGCAATGTGCGGATTGGGATGCCTTTCAACGCCTGAAGGAAAACTACGGAGTCCTGCTCATCGAAGACGCCGCTCAGGCCTTCGGCGCAGCATGGAAAGGCGTTCCCGCAGGCGCTCTTGGAGACCTCGCCGCCTTCAGCTTTTACCCCACCAAAAATCTCAGCGCCTTTGGCGAAGGTGGCCTGCTCACCACCCCATCTTCCGAATTGGCCGAACACGCCGGCATCCTTCGAACACACGGCATGAAACGGCGTTATTACCATGACGAGATTGGCTGGAACAGCCGCCTTGATTCTCTCCAGGCCGCCGTGCTCGAAGTCAAACTTCGCCATCTCTCCCGCTGGAACGAACAACGACGCCAGATCGCCCACCGCTACGATCAGCTCTTCACCACTGCTGGACTTACCGCCTCCAGTATCAACGAGGGTATCGTTCTCCCTATCACCGATCCGCGCGCAACCCACGTCTTCCATCAATACGTCATTCGCGCTCCTCGCCGGGATGAACTGCGTCAATATCTCTCGGACCGCAGCATCGGCAGCGAGATCTATTACCCACTCCCCCTACACCTGCAACCCAGCCTCGCCAGCCTCGGTTATCAAAAAGGAGATTTCCCGGTGAGCGAGCAGGCGGCTCTGGAAGTCCTTGCCCTACCCATGTACCCCGAGCTTCGCGAAGACGAGCAACAGACCGTCGTCGACGCCATCCGCTCCTTTTACTGTTAAACCACCTCCACCCTGAGGTGTCATTTCGACCGGAGTGGCGTGAGCCGCGCAGTGGAGAAATCCCTGTATTTGGGTGCCCTATTCATCGAGCGAAGTGAGATGAGTGGGCTCATTCGCGCTTCAGCGCGAACCGTATTGTTAAGGACACGGCTTCAGAGCCTGCCCTGAGCGTAGTCGAATGGGTGCCATCGATCAACTGCAAAAAGGGGCTTCAGCCCCTGAGGCCCTACAACCCCTGCACTGCGAAATCCCCAATGCCCACGCGCCTTCTGTGCACTTTTCCCTCTCAAAAACTTGACACCTCCTGCTACTGTTAAATCAGGGAACAAGAAGCCCGGCCCTGGCCGGGCTTTCGCATTTAAACTGCCGGAGATTGCCGCCCGCCAACCAACCGGGTGCCCCATCTTCGCGACGGCTTCATCGTCGCTAAGGTGGGATATTCGAGCGCAGCTCGAACAGGTTCCGGGTACCCCATACATAGGGCATCACCACCGAAGTACGAACCTAAGCCATCTCTTTCGAATACTTTGCGAACAAAACCACCCAGGGGAGGGACACCCATGACCGACCACGCCATCGAACGCCACCGCTGCCGCCACATCTTCGTCGACGGACGACGCTGCGGCTCCGCCTCACTCCGCAACGAGCACTTCTGCTACTACCACCACACCACCCGCCGACCCGTCACGAATCCGCACACCCGCAAAGCCCGCCGCGCCTCCGTCAACTTCCCCATCCCCGAAGACCGCGCCTCCATCCAGTTCTCCATCGGCCTCGTCCTCGAGCGCCTCGCCTCCAATGACATCGACCCTCGCCGCGCCGGCCTCCTCCTCTACGGACTCCAGATCGCCAGCTCCAATCTCCCGCCTCACCAGAAACTCCCCTCTCACGCCCAACCTCTCCCCGAGCAGCCCCTCGAAGAGATCGTCTCCGACCCCGACCACGGACTCCTCGCCCCTCCTGCCGAAGCCCTCAAAACCCGCCAACAGATGTGGGACGACATCGACCGCGAACGAAAGATCCTCTCCCAACAGCAGGACGATCTCCGCGAACGCGAAGAAAAACTCCACAAGCAACAGGTCCGCCTCGCCCAGGAACGCATCCGGGCCGAACAACTCCAGCAAAAACAAATCCCCACAACACCACCCACCTGCGATCTCCCCACGGACACCAAACCACTCGTCCTGCAAAACCTCAATGCACACGCACGAACCCAGGGAAAGCCGGGCGCTTCTTTCACAAAGGCATATTGCCGAAAACCTTATAAGGTGTCATTTCGACCGAAGCGTACGCTGCAAGCGAACGCGAAGTGGAGAAATCCCCGTATTGACTTGTCTGCACAATTTGTCCATCCCAAAACTAACAACCAACAACGAACAACTAAGCGGACAGCAACGCTTCCACATCCGATCGCAGCTCTGCCTCGCGAATCGCCCCCGTATACACCTTGGCCACGCGACCGTTTCGATCGACAAGCAGAGTCGTCGGCAGTCCCTCCATCCCGTAAGCAATCTGCGACATCGGAGAGATGATGGCAATGGCATAGGGGATCTGAAACCGCTCTACAAATCGGCTCACGCCTGCGGGAATCTCATCGGAACTATGTTCATCCGTAGCTACTCCGATGACAGTAAAACCTCGAGGCCCAAGCTCACGGCTGAGCTTCACGAGCATCGGAGTCTCCTGCCAGCATGGAGCGCACCAGCTTGCCCAGTAATTGATCGCGATCACTTCGCCGCGATGATCGCTCAGCTTCCAGGTCTCGCCATTGAGCAGCTTCTGAGTCATTGCAGGCATGGCCCTTCGCTCCTGCTCTGCGATCAGATGGTTTGCAGGTTTCAGGCTGCGAACGGCTGAGAACGCGATCGCGAGGATCAGCGCAGCGCCTGCGGCATAGAGAACCTTATGTCTTTCGATCGAATGACTCAATTGCAGCATTGCATCACTCAATATAAGACGCAGCTCGAAGAAGAAGCGAACCGGAGAATATCGCTCGCCGCGGCATCTCAAACGAATAAAATCAGCATCTTATTGGCCTGTTACTCAGTATCAGGAAATAACTTCAGGAGTTAAAAGATGAAATCCGTCTCGCCGCTGCCAGATGCGCGCATGATGAAATTCGCTTGCTACAGTTCCCTCGCTGCCGTACTGCTGCTCTCCGGGTGCAACTCAAAGACAAAGGCCACTCCCGAAAATTTCACCCAGGCCATCAATAACTACTACCTCGATCGCTCCGAATGTCTTTTCCCCGACATCCGCTTTCCTTATGCCACCTCAGACCCTGAAGTGACGAAGCAAATGAACACGCTGGTCAAATCGCATCTGCTCGAATCCAGCTACGAATCCTCCGTCAAGACAACGCGCTATACCGTAAGCACCGTAGGAAACCGCTTCGCTCCGCGCTTCTGTTATGGACACCGATCCGTAACCACGATCGATAACTTTACCCCTCCCCAGAAAGGGCCCAGCGGTTTCCCTGAAACTGAGATCACCTATCACTACACTCTCAAGGATGTTCCCGTATGGGCTCAATCTCCAGACATCGGCACAGCCTATCCAAAGATGTCTCGTGCCGTGAGCGACGGTGGCACCGATAAGATCTCACTCGCTCAGACGCTCGCCGGATGGCAGGTACCAGAGCGCTAGTGCGCAGATACCGTATCCATTGACACCAGTAAAAACCGATCCATCCATTCATTCCATTGAATGGATGGATCCAGTGCCATATTTCAGAAACATTTAGCGATTCTCTTGGCCACGAAGAGCCTGACTTCTGCTAAACTCAATCTTGTTGTTCCGTTTGACAGATTTTGAGTCCAGCGACTCGACATCCAGTCCAGAACAATCTTGAGAAGAACGCGGATGGCACGACAATCGGCGCTTCTCATTCCAAGTTGTTGAGAAACAACCTGGGGACGTAGCTCAGTTGGTTAGAGCGCTGCCCTGTCACGGCAGAGGTCGCGGGTTCGAGCCCCGTCGTCCCCGCCATAGATTCTAAAAGACTTAGAAGCTATGGCGACCTACAGTGAGAATACCGGTTGATATGGTTTGAGACGTGATTTCTTCAATCCTCACGGAACGACCGCACCTGCGGCATTGATGCACAGGAACCCAATAGGTTTTCATCGTTAGATCGAACCGGAACTGGTATAGGCAAGCTCCGAAGTCTTGAGTTCTTAAAACGACTGCGGCCACGAGAGATCGCGTTAACCAAGCAGGTGGCTTGTAGATGTTGTCAAGCATCTGCATTCGAACTTTCCCGACATTTCATAAACAAGAGCGTCGCACTCCGCTTAGTGGAGATGTCTCAATTTGTCAGGATTTCGCATCACATAGATTGCTGCGATCTTCCCATGTTCTACCCCTAACGCGGTTGTAGAAAGCTCGCCGTCGGGATCAAGCGAGACGAATCCAGGCAATCCGTTGATGAAGCTGGTACGAACAAGTTTCGAATCGTCCTTCTGGAACAATGTACCCAGATACTCAAATAGCTTCATTACGGCGTCGAAACCGAAAACAGGCTCTAC
This portion of the Edaphobacter sp. 4G125 genome encodes:
- the atpA gene encoding F0F1 ATP synthase subunit alpha; translated protein: MAQINAGEITELLRQQIENYEQKIQVDEVGTVISLGDGIARIHGLDKVMAGELIEFPHNVAGLAMNLDEDQVGAVLLGDYTELKEGDQVKRTGRIMSVPVGEAMIGRVVNALGQPIDDKGPINTDKFNPVERLAPGVIARQSVREPMATGIKAIDTMIPIGRGQRELLIGDRQTGKTAIALDTIINSAKNNLICIYCAIGQKRSSVAQVVQTLEENGALPYTIIVAATASEPAPMQYLAPFAATAIGEYFRDNGKHALVIYDDLSKHAASYREISLLLRRPPGREAYPGDVFYLHSRLLERSSKLSDELGGGSLTALPIIETQAGDVSAYIPTNVISITDGQIFLETDLFNSGVRPAVNVGLSVSRVGFAAAIKATKQVGSTLKLDLAQYRELAAFAQFGSDLDPVTQRQLNRGQRLTELLKQPQFQPLPFEKQVAIIFAGTNGLLDDVAVTDLRAFEDGLYPYLESTGSVLADIVAKKQIDDDIKGRLTAGINDYKATFLAQRKEKETAKAK
- the atpH gene encoding ATP synthase F1 subunit delta gives rise to the protein MSVVALRYAHAFAAVVADQKLDAGAVQQQLQDFLGTFEGSRELREVLTDPAILREQKLKVLDAVAAKIGMVPQVRNFVAVIMDHDRLANFGEILDEYYAVADEKAGLSEAEIVSARALSGEERSALEAQVAKLAGGRVRATYSEDSSLLGGAVVRIGSQVYDGSIRAQLERLKHRLVTA
- a CDS encoding F0F1 ATP synthase subunit B family protein — translated: MTCKALLPAIVLGMLLAGPAPRVFAQESTPVAAQSAHEGSQSAEAEKHEKEEDENDAYRHSAAVKALGAKLGLDAEQAADAFTLLNFIILAALIGWFMLKTLPKVFRDRSSALEKHLVEARRVSEEASSRLSGVEARLKNLDEQIATMRTQAEKDAQAEEKRMKSSVEEEKQKILASAEQEISAAAAQARRQLQQYAADLAVDQAAKKLVVSAETDRLLVQEFARRLGGEGGQN
- a CDS encoding F0F1 ATP synthase subunit B family protein, yielding MDSILNQLGGLVLGAVPTMVLFILLVIAYGLLVRRPLDRVLAERHARTAGAVEQAKGAIAAAEAETSAYEEKLRKARAELFEARERRLKQWAEEREASLGQVRQSAQERVASAREGIERSVSEAKVHIEGASNELSSKILAAVLPAEVSAREVAR
- the hflX gene encoding GTPase HflX, producing the protein MKEERSAQEQAVLVAVEFTGARRRLTESVSQARKAALLREGSDAATDAVASERVSRNTEAIDLDFDASLAEFKELARSAGAEIAATLVQRRARPDPATLVGQGKLEEIAGVTASTNADLVLFDHDLSPSQMRNLETALGVRVIDRTQLILDIFARHARTREGQLQVELAQLEYQLPRLAGRGKAMSQLGGGIGTRGPGETQLETDRRKINLRIDHVKEQLESVRRVRRQQRQRREAVPVPVVALVGYTNAGKSTLFNALTEAGVLESSRMFATLDPKLKQLQLPSRRRILLSDTVGFIRNLPHTLVTSFRATLEEVERAELLLHVRDASSPMLEEQKTEVEKVLGELEVKGKSVIEVMNKIDLLDAEEQQALAREGRVLVSGLTGEGLGELLEAVDRHLIADPVIEMEFRFPQSEGAALAALEAGALLSRRRFEGNLVYLTARGPVSLLSRYRDFRVSMDRTSMGQISIQRGA
- the hfq gene encoding RNA chaperone Hfq encodes the protein MESKPAQNIQDTFLNTVRKDKSPITIYLVSGVKLTGKIRSFDKYSVLLENNSQEQLIFKHAISTVVSGRMGAIHGEAKGELRSSAPSPASVGSAQPAEVAGATSR
- a CDS encoding DegT/DnrJ/EryC1/StrS family aminotransferase, translating into MPPKTPPSAVPMFDFSRQYAEIREEVLAVIEQVCASQQFVLGPAVISFEQAAALACQVPHAVGCASGTDALWLAFAAANIGPGDAVITSPFSFFASVSSILRVGAQPLLADIDPLTFNLSADSVEQLLRKHPGKKIKAILPIHLYGQCADWDAFQRLKENYGVLLIEDAAQAFGAAWKGVPAGALGDLAAFSFYPTKNLSAFGEGGLLTTPSSELAEHAGILRTHGMKRRYYHDEIGWNSRLDSLQAAVLEVKLRHLSRWNEQRRQIAHRYDQLFTTAGLTASSINEGIVLPITDPRATHVFHQYVIRAPRRDELRQYLSDRSIGSEIYYPLPLHLQPSLASLGYQKGDFPVSEQAALEVLALPMYPELREDEQQTVVDAIRSFYC
- a CDS encoding TlpA family protein disulfide reductase, with product MLQLSHSIERHKVLYAAGAALILAIAFSAVRSLKPANHLIAEQERRAMPAMTQKLLNGETWKLSDHRGEVIAINYWASWCAPCWQETPMLVKLSRELGPRGFTVIGVATDEHSSDEIPAGVSRFVERFQIPYAIAIISPMSQIAYGMEGLPTTLLVDRNGRVAKVYTGAIREAELRSDVEALLSA